One genomic window of Salvia miltiorrhiza cultivar Shanhuang (shh) chromosome 4, IMPLAD_Smil_shh, whole genome shotgun sequence includes the following:
- the LOC131021204 gene encoding uncharacterized protein LOC131021204 — MSHPKMNLLPEKDSYETYLKLREKKKASGRGKKGGSGSEPVSESDVQVVEPSGRSKRKKKAAPSEVPDYSDGSIHLTLPSGTLARIDYDSCADHFERLLLEDDRTRMLKVGVVDSVSTSARLAFQGYQYTLFMKEQLVEMADQLKVALRKQDALRKELEEVKGRYETAEKELRDELSLKSLLISTLQSQIGQLEATLNVREEELRFSHLETVVLTRGEMMKEFKEGKAGS, encoded by the exons ATGTCGCACCCCAAGATGAATCTTCTTCCGGAAAAGGATAGTTATGAAACTTATTTGAAGCTGCGGGAGAAGAAGAAAGCATCCGGCAGGGGCAAGAAGGGTGGTTCGGGTAGTGAGCCCGTTAGTGAGTCCGATGTCCAAGTGGTCGAACCGTCAGGGCGGtcaaagaggaagaagaaagcAGCGCCTTCTGAGGTCCCGGACTACTCCGATGGCTCTATCCATCTCACACTTCCTAGTGGGACTTTAGCCCGAATCGACTATGATTCGTGTGCGGATCATTTTGAGCGTCTGTTGCTAGAGGACGACCGCACTAGGATGTTGAAGGTTGGAGTGGTTGATTCTGTCAGCACTTCCGCCCGTCTTGCGTTTCAG GGCTATCAGTATACTCTGTTCATGAAGGAACAGCTGGTAGAGATGGCTGACCAGCTCAAGGTGGCTCTGAGAAAGCAAGACGCCCTTCGGAAGGAACTCGAGGAAGTGAAGGGTCGTTATGAAACGGCAGAGAAGGAGCTGAGGGATGAGCTATCCTTGAAGAGTCTCCTGATTTCTACCCTCCAGTCTCAGATAGGGCAATTGGAGGCGACTTTGAATGTCCGAGAGGAGGAGCTTCGGTTTAGCCATCTTGAGACGGTCGTTCTTACCCGTGGTGAGATGATGAAGGAGTTCAAGGAAGGGAAGGCGGGTTCTTAG